From a single Rosa rugosa chromosome 7, drRosRugo1.1, whole genome shotgun sequence genomic region:
- the LOC133721805 gene encoding HMG-Y-related protein A-like: MATEEVKKPPSLPPYPEMILKAIEGLNEKNGSNKSSISRFIESSYGELPAGHSGLLSNHLSKMKDSGELVFWKNNYTKPDPNAPPRRGRGRPPKPRDPDQPQVANLPSGRGRGRPPKDPDAPPRPPKVKASSGSGKPRGRPRKMARPTGGLSGSTTVTDAVTGRPRGRPPKVKDSLNELSIQQ, encoded by the exons ATGGCGACTGAAGAGGTCAAGAAACCTCCATCACTCCCTCCTTACCCTGAG ATGATTCTGAAGGCCATCGAAGGGTTGAATGAGAAGAATGGCTCAAACAAGTCGTCAATATCAAGATTCATTGAATCAAGTTATGGGGAATTGCCAGCCGGACACTCTGGACTCCTGTCTAATCACCTCAGCAAAATGAAAGATAGCGGTGAGTTGGTGTTCTGGAAAAACAACTACACAAAGCCGGACCCAAATGCCCCACCGAGACGGGGACGTGGGAGGCCACCAAAACCCAGGGATCCAGATCAGCCACAGGTTGCTAACTTGCCATCAGGAAGGGGCAGGGGACGCCCACCTAAGGATCCTGATGCACCCCCAAGACCCCCCAAGGTCAAGGCATCTTCAGGGAGCGGGAAACCTAGAGGACGACCGAGGAAGATGGCTCGGCCTACCGGAGGTTTAAGTGGCTCGACAACCGTAACAGATGCAGTGACTGGGAGGCCGAGGGGTAGACCTCCAAAGGTGAAGGATTCATTGAATGAATTGAGCATTCAGCAGTAG
- the LOC133720895 gene encoding DNA repair protein RAD4 isoform X2, translated as MRSTKESKRSKESAASASGTLGDISEEAVAKLVRRANRSGKKKCENQLHPCDLIGKQESGPQRDKKDVDATVGSNALETEACSRDALQKVSRDAKGDGESFQCSFTNSREELNDSDWEDGPVPISNSIGGHEVTIEINETPDSRRQKRSRRASVEDKELAELVHKAHLLCLIARGRLIDRACDDALIQASLLSLLPEHLLHISKVAKLTAKHLFPLVCWFQNNFRVRTTSVRRSFHSALNFALETREGTQEEIAALSVALLRALNLTTRLVSILNVASLKPEADKTDCSSEDASRLSKGIFSTSTPMVARRNEVPVSPATSSERNSVGETPQIGSYKNTLACEEWNDMSEACHTKKSQESKRRGDLEFEMQLQMALSATAVPTAGIKIGSDNKDSHSNAAKRLKRTVCEESPISSQSISTAVGSRKEGSPLYWAEVYCNGENLTGKWLHIDAINAIIDGELKVEAVAAACKTPLRYVVAFAGNGAKDVTRRYCLKWYQIASQRVNPIWWDKVLAPLRDLEVRATGGMVYLEKEHTGSSSEHNKEIFLNNSGSEEMNYLPSNVNLNAKSSLEGSKETGKGLDVESSSRSFEIATRNSLEDMELETRALTEPLPTNQQAYKNHHLYAIEKWLTKHQVLHPKGPILGFCSGHPVYPRTCVQTLKTKHKWLREGLQVKPNERPVKELKRSIKLQKVQVLEDDDYVGDNSIGTIELYGKWQLEPLHLPHAINGKVPKNDHGNVEVWSEKCLPPGTVHLRLPRVFSVAKRLEIDYAPAMVDFEFKNGQSYPVFDGIVVCAEFKDAILEAYAEERDRREAVEKKRYEMQAISRWYQLLSSIVTRQRIQNRYGESSSTASAETENVHRKLDVQLGGGQNDEEGGLHENTPDDPTIELDNHEHVFLTENQSFDEDNLVVTKRCLCGFSVQVEEL; from the exons ATGCGAAGCACAAAGGAGAGCAAGCGTTCCAAAGAATCAGCAGCATCCGCATCAG GAACTCTGGGTGACATATCAGAGGAGGCTGTGGCCAAACTTGTCAGACGTGCAAATAGAAGTGGGAAAAAGAAATGTGAGAATCAACTTCATCCATGTGATTTGATTGGAAag CAAGAGTCCGGGCCACAAAGAGACAAAAAAGATGTGGATGCAACAGTCGGATCCAATGCCTTGGAGACTGAAGCTTGTAGCAGAGATGCTTTGCAAAAGGTATCTAGGGATGCTAAAGGTGATGGGGAAAGCTTTCAGTGCTCTTTTACGAATAGCAGGGAAGAACTGAATGACTCAGATTGGGAAGATGGCCCAGTTCCAATTTCAAATTCCATAGGTGGTCATGAAGTGACTATTGAAATAAATGAGACACCTGATTCCAGAAGACAGAAACGTAGTCGTCGGGCTTCGGTTGAAGATAAG GAATTGGCTGAACTTGTTCATAAAGCTCATTTACTCTGTTTAATTGCACGGGGAAGATTGATTGACAGAGCTTGTGATGATGCTCTTATTCAG GCTTCCTTACTTTCTCTTCTACCAGAACACTTGCTGCATATATCCAAGGTTGCAAAACTTACTGCGAAGCATTTGTTTCCCCTAGTCTGTTGG TTTCAAAATAATTTCCGTGTTAGAACTACAAGCGTGAGGAGATCATTTCATTCGGCTCTGAATTTTGCCCTTGAAACTCGTGAAGGGACCCAAGAAGAG ATTGCTGCATTGTCTGTGGCACTCTTGAGAGCTTTGAATCTGACAACCCG GTTGGTGTCCATTTTGAATGTTGCCTCCTTAAAACCAGAGGCTGACAAGACTGACTGTTCTAGTGAAGATGCAAGCAGATTGAGCAAGGGAATATTCAGCACTTCAACCCCAATGGTGGCTAGAAGAAATGAGGTTCCTGTGTCTCCTGCTACAAGTAGTGAGAGAAACTCTGTCGGTGAAACTCCTCAGATCGGTTCATACAAAA ATACTTTAGCTTGTGAGGAATGGAATGATATGTCTGAAGCATGCCATACTAAGAAATCACAGGAATCAAAGAGAAGAGGGGATCTTGAGTTTGAAATGCAGTTGCAAATGGCCCTTTCCGCCACGGCAGTTCCGACTGCGGGTATAAAAATAGGTTCAGATAATAAAGACTCACATAGTAATGCTGcaaaaagattgaaaagaaCTGTTTGTGAAGAATCACCAATTTCCTCCCAGAGTATCTCTACTGCAGTTGGATCGAGAAAAGAAGGATCCCCATTGTACTGGGCAGAAGTGTACTGCAATGGGGAAAACTTGACTGGAAAGTGGCTGCATATTGATGCTATCAATGCAATTATTGATGGAGAACTGAAGGTCGAAGCTGTAGCTGCTGCATGCAAAACGCCTTTGAGATATGTAGTTGCTTTCGCTGGGAATGGGGCTAAAGATGTGACTCGCAG GTACTGTCTCAAGTGGTATCAGATAGCATCTCAACGAGTGAATCCAATTTGGTGGGATAAGGTATTGGCACCACTGAGAGATTTAGAGGTGAGAGCAACAGGAGGCATGGTCTATTTGGAGAAAGAACACACTGGTTCCTCATCTGAACATaataaagaaatttttttgaacAACTCTGGCAGTGAGGAAATGAATTATCTTCCAAGCAATGTCAACTTGAATGCGAAGTCTAGCCTAGAAGGCTCAAAAGAAACTGGAAAGGGGCTTGATGTAGAATCTTCTTCGAGGAGTTTTGAGATTGCTACCAGGAACTCCCTTGAGGATATGGAGTTGGAAACTAGGGCATTAACTGAGCCTCTTCCAACGAATCAACAG GCCTATAAAAACCATCACCTTTATGCTATTGAAAAATGGCTTACCAAGCATCAGGTACTTCATCCGAAAGGGCCAATTCTGGGGTTTTGTTCTGGTCATCCAGTTTACCCTAGGACATGTGTGCAAACTCTAAAGACAAAACACAAATGGCTGAGGGAGGGGCTGCAAGTTAAACCAAATGAGCGTCCTGTCAAG GAGTTGAAACGTTCTATCAAGCTTCAAAAAGTACAGGTTCTTGAAGATGATGATTATGTCGGGGATAATTCAATTGGAACTATCGAACTTTATGGGAAGTGGCAACTTGAACCACTGCATCTGCCTCATGCTATTAATGGAAAAGTGCCAAAG AATGATCATGGTAATGTGGAAGTATGGTCTGAGAAGTGCCTTCCACCAGGGACTGTGCATTTGAGGTTACCAAGGGTGTTTTCGGTTGCCAAGAGACTAGAAATTGATTATGCTCCCGCCATGGTTGATTTTGAATTCAAAAATGGTCAATCATATCCTGTCTTTGATGGTATAGTGGTGTGCGCTGAGTTCAAGGATGCAATATTGGAG GCTTATGCAGAGGAACGGGACAGAAGAGAGGctgtagaaaagaaaagatatgaAATGCAAGCTATTTCACGGTGGTATCAGCTTCTGTCTTCCATTGTAACTCGACAAAGGATACAAAACCGTTATGGGGAGTCTTCATCTACAGCATCAGCTGAGACTGAAAATGTGCATAGGAAACTAGATGTACAGCTTGGTGGTGGTCAGAATGATGAGGAAGGAGGCCTACATGAAAATACACCGGATGATCCTACCATCGAGCTGGACAATCATGAGCATGTATTCTTGACAGAAAACCAGAGTTTTGATGAAGACAACTTGGTAGTTACAAAGAGGTGTCTGTGTGGATTTTCAGTACAAGTGGAAGAACTGTAG
- the LOC133720895 gene encoding DNA repair protein RAD4 isoform X1: MRSTKESKRSKESAASASGTLGDISEEAVAKLVRRANRSGKKKCENQLHPCDLIGKQESGPQRDKKDVDATVGSNALETEACSRDALQKVSRDAKGDGESFQCSFTNSREELNDSDWEDGPVPISNSIGGHEVTIEINETPDSRRQKRSRRASVEDKELAELVHKAHLLCLIARGRLIDRACDDALIQASLLSLLPEHLLHISKVAKLTAKHLFPLVCWFQNNFRVRTTSVRRSFHSALNFALETREGTQEEIAALSVALLRALNLTTRLVSILNVASLKPEADKTDCSSEDASRLSKGIFSTSTPMVARRNEVPVSPATSSERNSVGETPQIGSYKSKDCHLTSSKTRCKVSYAYELNDKMSDTLACEEWNDMSEACHTKKSQESKRRGDLEFEMQLQMALSATAVPTAGIKIGSDNKDSHSNAAKRLKRTVCEESPISSQSISTAVGSRKEGSPLYWAEVYCNGENLTGKWLHIDAINAIIDGELKVEAVAAACKTPLRYVVAFAGNGAKDVTRRYCLKWYQIASQRVNPIWWDKVLAPLRDLEVRATGGMVYLEKEHTGSSSEHNKEIFLNNSGSEEMNYLPSNVNLNAKSSLEGSKETGKGLDVESSSRSFEIATRNSLEDMELETRALTEPLPTNQQAYKNHHLYAIEKWLTKHQVLHPKGPILGFCSGHPVYPRTCVQTLKTKHKWLREGLQVKPNERPVKELKRSIKLQKVQVLEDDDYVGDNSIGTIELYGKWQLEPLHLPHAINGKVPKNDHGNVEVWSEKCLPPGTVHLRLPRVFSVAKRLEIDYAPAMVDFEFKNGQSYPVFDGIVVCAEFKDAILEAYAEERDRREAVEKKRYEMQAISRWYQLLSSIVTRQRIQNRYGESSSTASAETENVHRKLDVQLGGGQNDEEGGLHENTPDDPTIELDNHEHVFLTENQSFDEDNLVVTKRCLCGFSVQVEEL, encoded by the exons ATGCGAAGCACAAAGGAGAGCAAGCGTTCCAAAGAATCAGCAGCATCCGCATCAG GAACTCTGGGTGACATATCAGAGGAGGCTGTGGCCAAACTTGTCAGACGTGCAAATAGAAGTGGGAAAAAGAAATGTGAGAATCAACTTCATCCATGTGATTTGATTGGAAag CAAGAGTCCGGGCCACAAAGAGACAAAAAAGATGTGGATGCAACAGTCGGATCCAATGCCTTGGAGACTGAAGCTTGTAGCAGAGATGCTTTGCAAAAGGTATCTAGGGATGCTAAAGGTGATGGGGAAAGCTTTCAGTGCTCTTTTACGAATAGCAGGGAAGAACTGAATGACTCAGATTGGGAAGATGGCCCAGTTCCAATTTCAAATTCCATAGGTGGTCATGAAGTGACTATTGAAATAAATGAGACACCTGATTCCAGAAGACAGAAACGTAGTCGTCGGGCTTCGGTTGAAGATAAG GAATTGGCTGAACTTGTTCATAAAGCTCATTTACTCTGTTTAATTGCACGGGGAAGATTGATTGACAGAGCTTGTGATGATGCTCTTATTCAG GCTTCCTTACTTTCTCTTCTACCAGAACACTTGCTGCATATATCCAAGGTTGCAAAACTTACTGCGAAGCATTTGTTTCCCCTAGTCTGTTGG TTTCAAAATAATTTCCGTGTTAGAACTACAAGCGTGAGGAGATCATTTCATTCGGCTCTGAATTTTGCCCTTGAAACTCGTGAAGGGACCCAAGAAGAG ATTGCTGCATTGTCTGTGGCACTCTTGAGAGCTTTGAATCTGACAACCCG GTTGGTGTCCATTTTGAATGTTGCCTCCTTAAAACCAGAGGCTGACAAGACTGACTGTTCTAGTGAAGATGCAAGCAGATTGAGCAAGGGAATATTCAGCACTTCAACCCCAATGGTGGCTAGAAGAAATGAGGTTCCTGTGTCTCCTGCTACAAGTAGTGAGAGAAACTCTGTCGGTGAAACTCCTCAGATCGGTTCATACAAAAGTAAGGACTGCCACCTTACCAGTAGCAAAACTCGGTGCAAAGTTTCTTATGCGTATGAGTTGAATGATAAAATGTCAGATACTTTAGCTTGTGAGGAATGGAATGATATGTCTGAAGCATGCCATACTAAGAAATCACAGGAATCAAAGAGAAGAGGGGATCTTGAGTTTGAAATGCAGTTGCAAATGGCCCTTTCCGCCACGGCAGTTCCGACTGCGGGTATAAAAATAGGTTCAGATAATAAAGACTCACATAGTAATGCTGcaaaaagattgaaaagaaCTGTTTGTGAAGAATCACCAATTTCCTCCCAGAGTATCTCTACTGCAGTTGGATCGAGAAAAGAAGGATCCCCATTGTACTGGGCAGAAGTGTACTGCAATGGGGAAAACTTGACTGGAAAGTGGCTGCATATTGATGCTATCAATGCAATTATTGATGGAGAACTGAAGGTCGAAGCTGTAGCTGCTGCATGCAAAACGCCTTTGAGATATGTAGTTGCTTTCGCTGGGAATGGGGCTAAAGATGTGACTCGCAG GTACTGTCTCAAGTGGTATCAGATAGCATCTCAACGAGTGAATCCAATTTGGTGGGATAAGGTATTGGCACCACTGAGAGATTTAGAGGTGAGAGCAACAGGAGGCATGGTCTATTTGGAGAAAGAACACACTGGTTCCTCATCTGAACATaataaagaaatttttttgaacAACTCTGGCAGTGAGGAAATGAATTATCTTCCAAGCAATGTCAACTTGAATGCGAAGTCTAGCCTAGAAGGCTCAAAAGAAACTGGAAAGGGGCTTGATGTAGAATCTTCTTCGAGGAGTTTTGAGATTGCTACCAGGAACTCCCTTGAGGATATGGAGTTGGAAACTAGGGCATTAACTGAGCCTCTTCCAACGAATCAACAG GCCTATAAAAACCATCACCTTTATGCTATTGAAAAATGGCTTACCAAGCATCAGGTACTTCATCCGAAAGGGCCAATTCTGGGGTTTTGTTCTGGTCATCCAGTTTACCCTAGGACATGTGTGCAAACTCTAAAGACAAAACACAAATGGCTGAGGGAGGGGCTGCAAGTTAAACCAAATGAGCGTCCTGTCAAG GAGTTGAAACGTTCTATCAAGCTTCAAAAAGTACAGGTTCTTGAAGATGATGATTATGTCGGGGATAATTCAATTGGAACTATCGAACTTTATGGGAAGTGGCAACTTGAACCACTGCATCTGCCTCATGCTATTAATGGAAAAGTGCCAAAG AATGATCATGGTAATGTGGAAGTATGGTCTGAGAAGTGCCTTCCACCAGGGACTGTGCATTTGAGGTTACCAAGGGTGTTTTCGGTTGCCAAGAGACTAGAAATTGATTATGCTCCCGCCATGGTTGATTTTGAATTCAAAAATGGTCAATCATATCCTGTCTTTGATGGTATAGTGGTGTGCGCTGAGTTCAAGGATGCAATATTGGAG GCTTATGCAGAGGAACGGGACAGAAGAGAGGctgtagaaaagaaaagatatgaAATGCAAGCTATTTCACGGTGGTATCAGCTTCTGTCTTCCATTGTAACTCGACAAAGGATACAAAACCGTTATGGGGAGTCTTCATCTACAGCATCAGCTGAGACTGAAAATGTGCATAGGAAACTAGATGTACAGCTTGGTGGTGGTCAGAATGATGAGGAAGGAGGCCTACATGAAAATACACCGGATGATCCTACCATCGAGCTGGACAATCATGAGCATGTATTCTTGACAGAAAACCAGAGTTTTGATGAAGACAACTTGGTAGTTACAAAGAGGTGTCTGTGTGGATTTTCAGTACAAGTGGAAGAACTGTAG